The sequence below is a genomic window from Rudanella lutea DSM 19387.
GAGGGCACCACTACTATTTATAACGCGGCCTGTGAACCATACCTCCAGCAACTGAGCAAAATGCTCAACCGGATGGGGGCTAAAATCTCGGGCGTGGGCTCTAACCTGCTCACCATCGAAGGCGTTGCGGAACTGGGCGGCACCGAGCACACCATGCTGCCCGACATGATCGAGATTGGTTCGTTTATCGGCATGGCCGCCATGACGCAGTCTGAAATCACGATCAAAAACTGCCGGATTCCTGAATTGGGGATTATTCCCGATACGTTTAAGCGATTGGGTATTCAGATGGAATTCCGGGGCGACGACATCTTTGTACCGGCTCAGGAGCGTTACACCATCGAAACATTCCTCGACGGCGGCATGATGACCGTAGCCGACGCACCGTGGCCGGGTTTCACGCCCGACCTGCTCAGTATTGTGCTCGTGACTACGGTACAGGCTACAGGTACAGTGCTGATTCATCAGAAAATGTTTGAAAGCCGCCTGTTCTTTGTCGATAAGCTGATTGAAATGGGCGCGCAGATTATCCTCTGCGACCCGCACCGGGCTACGGTGGTGGGCCTCGGCCGTCAGCAGCAGCTGAAGGGCATTCGGATGTCATCGCCGGATATCCGGGCGGGGGTTGCCCTGTTGATTGCCGCCCTGTCGGCCAGCGGCACCAGCATCATCGACAACATTGAGCAGATCGACCGGGGGTATCAGAACATCGACACCCGCCTGAATGCCATCGGCGCGGAGATTATCCGGTTGTAAGTGTAGTTTAGGGTTTTTAGTTTATCGTTTATCGTTTATGGTATACCTACTGTAACCCACTGTTTTACAGTCAGTAACAACAGACTTTCGACAAGCTCAGGCTGATGATTAGCCCTCAAGCTTATAGTCAGCTTGAGCTTGTCGAAGGCCTTTCGTACTGGTCGCCATTTTCCAGAACCTCACTGGTCAGAAAGCCCCGACGGGGCGTAACAACCACCTATTTGGTCTGTTACGTCCCGTCGGGGCTTTTTTGTAAGCGACGATTTCGACGGACAGGATTCCCGGCAGCTTAACCGGTTGGAAAGCCTCAGAGAAAAATAAATGGCTTGGGGCTAAAGCTGATCACAAACACAATCAGAGCCAGCCAACCCAATACTTTTCGTTTGGTATCGAGGGGTTCCTGCAATTCGGTTTCGGGGTGATAAACGCCCAAAAAGCGGCCCAGAATCAGAATAAACGCAAAAAAGCCGGGGTAGCCCTCAAGCGTTGGTACGGCCCACGACAGGGCCAGTTGCGTTACCACCACCGACAAGGCCAGAATCCAGGCATTGGTCCGATTTTCCGACAGCCGGGAGAAACAGATAAACAGGAAAAACACATACAGCCCCAGGTTGAGCAGCTTGTCGTAAAACGCACCATCCTGCACCACATCGAACTCCTCGACCCGAAACCAGCCCAAGCCCGCATAAAAGGCGAAGCCCACAAACAAAACCGGAGCCACCCACCGAAACCGGTCGCGCCCGATGAGGGCGTAGAGCACATGCCCCCCGTCGAGCTGGCCAATCGGAATCAGGTTGAGCGATGTAAAAAACAAGGCCAGATACCCCGCCAGCAGGTACGGATAATGAATCATCTCGTAGGGGTGCGGCAACCGGGCGGGGTCGGCCACGTAGGTTTTGAAGAACCAGAACAGCAGGTTATCGCCAAAGCCGATAGCGCCCCCTTCGGGCAGGTTTTTGTACACGTACTGCCCGAAATACATGCCGTACTTCTTGTATTCGGGGTGAATAGTGAAAATATACGAGGGGTCGGGCAGGTTCGTAAAGCCGTACCAGAGCACAATCAGGGCCAGCACAAACCCCGCCAATGGCCCCGCAATACCAATATCAAAGTATTTACGGCGGCTGTTGATATAGTCCTGAATTCGGATAAACGCTCCCAGCGTGCCAATGCCCGTACTGCCAAACCAAAGCGGAATATAGTACGGCAGGGTAACCCGTACCCGGTTGGCTTTGGCCGTGAAATAATGGCCAAACTCGTGTACTGTCAGAATAGCCAGAAACGGAACCGAGTAGTGCAGACCTGCCCAAAACTCAGACCAGCCCATGGGAATCACTTTTTTTATCAGCGCGGGATCGTCGGTCAGCCACG
It includes:
- a CDS encoding site-2 protease family protein, which encodes MRKYLIHGGLFLVTLITTTLAGAEWMFGRSFIPTSWLTDDPALIKKVIPMGWSEFWAGLHYSVPFLAILTVHEFGHYFTAKANRVRVTLPYYIPLWFGSTGIGTLGAFIRIQDYINSRRKYFDIGIAGPLAGFVLALIVLWYGFTNLPDPSYIFTIHPEYKKYGMYFGQYVYKNLPEGGAIGFGDNLLFWFFKTYVADPARLPHPYEMIHYPYLLAGYLALFFTSLNLIPIGQLDGGHVLYALIGRDRFRWVAPVLFVGFAFYAGLGWFRVEEFDVVQDGAFYDKLLNLGLYVFFLFICFSRLSENRTNAWILALSVVVTQLALSWAVPTLEGYPGFFAFILILGRFLGVYHPETELQEPLDTKRKVLGWLALIVFVISFSPKPFIFL
- the murA gene encoding UDP-N-acetylglucosamine 1-carboxyvinyltransferase, whose product is MSSFKITGGRQLKGELVPQGAKNEALQILCAVLLTKEPVTIHNIPNIRDVNQLIDLLGDLGVWVTKIGESSYRFQASDVNLEHMETEAYKRKAAALRGSVMLLGPMLARFKKGRIPRPGGDKIGRRRLDTHFLGFEKLGATFHYDGDFYRVEGDHLKGAYMLLDEASVTGTANVLMAAVMAEGTTTIYNAACEPYLQQLSKMLNRMGAKISGVGSNLLTIEGVAELGGTEHTMLPDMIEIGSFIGMAAMTQSEITIKNCRIPELGIIPDTFKRLGIQMEFRGDDIFVPAQERYTIETFLDGGMMTVADAPWPGFTPDLLSIVLVTTVQATGTVLIHQKMFESRLFFVDKLIEMGAQIILCDPHRATVVGLGRQQQLKGIRMSSPDIRAGVALLIAALSASGTSIIDNIEQIDRGYQNIDTRLNAIGAEIIRL